From Lysinibacillus sp. SGAir0095, the proteins below share one genomic window:
- a CDS encoding TetR/AcrR family transcriptional regulator, producing the protein MDRRHEILLGAAKSFSMFGYKATTMEQVAKISNVGKGTIYNFFTNKEELLQEVVISMIQDMKAEAERTLSPKANFIENAHNGLMKMLQFREQHLLFAKLIEEEKAIQTPAVKQMLVKIEEEIVTFLADRLRLSIEKNEIRPCNPNLVAYLMFKSYLAMIVDWQLTHEEALHEDEILELFKETLFRGIATLP; encoded by the coding sequence ATGGATCGTAGACATGAAATATTACTTGGAGCTGCAAAATCATTTTCAATGTTTGGATATAAAGCGACAACGATGGAACAAGTAGCAAAAATATCGAATGTCGGAAAAGGTACCATTTATAATTTCTTTACAAATAAAGAAGAGCTTTTGCAAGAAGTCGTTATTTCAATGATTCAAGACATGAAAGCAGAGGCGGAGCGAACGTTATCTCCTAAAGCGAATTTTATTGAAAATGCACATAACGGGTTAATGAAAATGCTTCAATTTCGAGAGCAACATTTACTGTTTGCCAAGTTAATAGAAGAAGAAAAGGCAATTCAAACTCCAGCAGTTAAGCAAATGCTCGTGAAAATTGAGGAGGAGATCGTCACTTTTTTAGCCGACCGTTTACGATTAAGTATCGAAAAAAATGAAATTCGCCCTTGTAATCCAAATCTTGTAGCGTATTTAATGTTTAAGTCATATCTGGCAATGATTGTCGATTGGCAATTAACGCATGAGGAAGCTCTCCATGAAGATGAAATTTTGGAGCTTTTTAAAGAAACTTTATTTAGAGGGATAGCTACGTTACCTTAA
- a CDS encoding YhgE/Pip domain-containing protein: MLKAEWLKILKTKKMLIPIIAILFIPVLYSGMFLWAFWDPYANLKNMPVAIENDDKGATYDGEQLALGDSLVEKLMDSNQFKFIEVDADHAEKQLKEQDYYILIKIPENFSEHATTLLDKNPEKLTIEYIPNEGFNFLGAQIGETAMERIKAEVNTQVSKTYAEKLFGSIAKLSGGVTEAADGANKIDDGAKKVTDGVDDLQGYLLQLAESTIELSDGSKTLQEGTESAAIGATKLADGIKQLQNGATPLAEGANTLNAGTVQLKKGITDYTTGVTQVAEGQASITNGGAELASNLQLLAKGTSGLDDNIASLAVGSDGVTAGLEQLSAALKPVLASLPESDKQELEQTLQQLQAGSAQVSSGLGQLKEGTVGIDDNITALSQGATQLNEGNQEINAGIQQLTSNSKALVNGITGLSDGSATLADGIQQLAEGTDSAVTGANELSNGLNKLVGGTNQLTDGTTLLSEKSDELANGATKLVDGSKELVGGTSTLAEKLSDASEQADVKVSDENYDMVAAPVEIEKTSVNHVPNYGSGFAPYFISLGLFVGALLVSIVFPLVEPAIRPTSGFKWFLSKVSVLAVVGIIQAVITGVVVMGALGLEVDNLALFMSTCILTSFTFLALIQLLVSVLGDPGRFIAILILILQLTTSAGTFPLELVPSQLHIFNTFLPMTFSVQAFKAAISTGDTSFLMYNWSILGIYLVVCLALSTCYFALLYKKRHSMQTEVEHA, translated from the coding sequence TTGTTAAAGGCAGAATGGTTAAAAATACTAAAAACAAAAAAAATGCTCATTCCGATCATTGCCATTTTATTTATTCCGGTATTATATAGTGGTATGTTTTTGTGGGCTTTCTGGGATCCATATGCAAACTTAAAAAACATGCCCGTTGCAATCGAAAACGACGATAAAGGTGCTACATACGATGGAGAGCAATTAGCATTAGGGGATTCCTTGGTCGAAAAGTTGATGGATAGTAATCAATTTAAATTTATTGAAGTCGATGCCGATCATGCGGAGAAGCAATTAAAGGAACAAGATTATTATATTTTAATTAAAATTCCTGAAAACTTTTCAGAGCATGCAACAACATTACTAGATAAAAACCCAGAAAAGTTAACTATTGAATATATTCCGAATGAGGGATTCAACTTTTTAGGGGCCCAAATTGGTGAAACTGCAATGGAACGCATAAAAGCAGAGGTTAATACACAAGTATCTAAAACATATGCAGAAAAATTATTTGGTTCCATTGCAAAATTAAGTGGTGGTGTAACAGAAGCAGCAGATGGAGCAAATAAAATTGATGACGGTGCTAAGAAAGTAACTGATGGAGTAGACGATTTACAGGGTTACTTATTACAACTTGCAGAAAGTACGATTGAGCTATCCGATGGTTCGAAAACATTACAAGAAGGTACGGAATCTGCTGCAATAGGGGCAACTAAATTAGCAGATGGTATCAAACAACTTCAAAATGGTGCAACGCCATTAGCTGAAGGTGCAAATACACTCAATGCAGGTACAGTACAATTGAAAAAGGGTATAACGGATTATACAACTGGAGTTACCCAAGTTGCGGAAGGGCAAGCTTCCATTACTAATGGTGGAGCAGAGTTAGCTTCAAACTTACAATTGCTAGCTAAAGGTACATCAGGTCTTGATGACAATATCGCTTCATTAGCAGTTGGCTCAGATGGGGTTACAGCAGGCCTCGAACAACTATCAGCAGCACTTAAGCCAGTTTTAGCAAGTTTACCTGAGAGCGATAAACAAGAGCTAGAACAAACATTACAGCAGCTTCAAGCTGGTAGTGCACAGGTGAGTTCTGGATTAGGACAATTAAAAGAAGGTACAGTGGGAATTGATGATAATATTACAGCATTATCCCAAGGTGCAACGCAATTAAATGAAGGCAATCAAGAGATTAATGCAGGAATTCAGCAGTTAACTAGTAATTCAAAAGCATTAGTAAATGGTATAACAGGTTTGAGTGATGGCAGTGCAACATTAGCAGATGGTATACAACAATTAGCAGAGGGTACAGATAGCGCTGTAACAGGTGCTAATGAGTTATCGAATGGTCTAAATAAATTAGTTGGTGGAACAAATCAGTTAACAGATGGTACTACATTACTATCAGAAAAATCTGATGAACTAGCGAATGGGGCAACTAAATTAGTAGATGGTTCCAAGGAGTTAGTAGGTGGAACTTCAACCTTAGCCGAGAAATTATCCGATGCAAGTGAACAAGCAGATGTTAAGGTATCTGATGAGAATTATGACATGGTGGCTGCACCAGTGGAAATAGAAAAAACGTCTGTGAACCATGTACCAAACTACGGTTCAGGCTTTGCACCATACTTTATTTCCTTAGGCTTATTTGTTGGGGCATTATTAGTATCTATCGTATTCCCTCTAGTGGAACCAGCAATTCGTCCAACAAGTGGGTTTAAATGGTTCTTAAGTAAAGTGTCTGTATTAGCAGTAGTCGGTATTATTCAAGCTGTGATTACAGGTGTAGTGGTAATGGGTGCGTTAGGATTGGAAGTAGATAATCTTGCATTGTTTATGAGTACATGTATTTTGACAAGCTTTACATTCTTAGCCTTGATTCAGTTATTAGTATCAGTGTTAGGTGATCCTGGTCGTTTCATAGCAATTCTTATTTTAATTTTACAATTAACTACAAGTGCAGGTACTTTCCCATTAGAACTTGTACCTAGTCAATTGCATATTTTCAATACATTTTTACCGATGACGTTCTCGGTACAAGCATTTAAAGCTGCTATTTCTACAGGGGATACATCATTCTTAATGTATAACTGGTCAATTTTAGGGATTTACCTTGTAGTATGTTTAGCATTATCAACTTGTTATTTTGCATTGCTATATAAAAAACGTCATTCTATGCAAACAGAAGTTGAACACGCGTAA
- a CDS encoding LytTR family DNA-binding domain-containing protein, whose product MNTGNVREMKEEYKGLEQFKILLEDWIPKDTSILIALDDTYVYYSPSIHHIHHKLSEKVHPNSVAAHVLKNREKTKILIDDSIFGTPYYAIAYPIIIEQQEAALIVVLHASYVPEKQAHYKFLTGKQDEDWTPIPIDQVSHIESLQKRTWFYANDEQYKTNITLKELQLKLPDYFLRIHRSYIINIYSIQRLTKDLASNFVVELKNGSELPVSQSYINQLRKLLEF is encoded by the coding sequence ATGAATACGGGAAATGTTAGGGAAATGAAAGAGGAGTATAAAGGGCTTGAACAATTTAAAATTCTATTAGAAGATTGGATTCCAAAGGATACTTCAATTCTTATTGCATTAGATGATACCTATGTTTATTACAGTCCCAGCATCCATCATATTCATCATAAGCTTAGCGAGAAGGTTCATCCAAATAGCGTTGCAGCTCATGTTTTGAAGAATCGTGAAAAAACAAAAATCCTTATTGATGATTCCATCTTTGGCACACCTTACTACGCAATTGCTTATCCGATTATTATCGAACAACAGGAAGCAGCATTAATTGTTGTTTTACATGCCTCTTATGTACCTGAAAAACAGGCGCATTACAAGTTTCTAACCGGCAAGCAAGATGAGGATTGGACGCCTATCCCAATAGATCAAGTCTCTCATATTGAAAGTTTGCAAAAACGGACTTGGTTTTATGCCAATGATGAGCAGTACAAAACCAATATCACTTTAAAAGAACTTCAACTAAAGCTACCTGATTACTTTTTACGCATTCATCGATCTTATATTATTAATATCTATTCTATACAACGTCTTACCAAAGATTTGGCTTCTAACTTTGTTGTTGAATTAAAAAATGGCTCAGAGCTTCCTGTTAGTCAGTCGTATATTAATCAATTAAGAAAGCTTTTAGAATTTTAA